In a single window of the Chondrocystis sp. NIES-4102 genome:
- a CDS encoding putative twin-arginine translocation protein TatA/E, producing the protein MFGLGVPEVAIIAVVAILIFGPKKIPEIGSALGKTIRGFKEEMDNPQLDDEREKDRE; encoded by the coding sequence ATGTTTGGTTTAGGTGTTCCTGAGGTAGCAATTATTGCTGTGGTAGCAATTCTCATTTTTGGGCCAAAAAAAATCCCAGAAATTGGTAGCGCGCTTGGTAAAACTATCCGAGGTTTTAAAGAGGAAATGGATAATCCCCAATTAGATGATGAGCGAGAGAAAGACCGAGAATAA
- a CDS encoding ferredoxin-dependent bilin reductase, with product MLETSQPSLRQEQHPLIHRLAERILNYWQKYLQLSAYSLPEGLGYVEGKLEGERLRIENRCYQTPQFRKMHLELAKVGNNLDILHCVMFPHPEYPLPMFGCDIVAGRGGISAAIADLSPTTPTKTLSTGYLDQLSALPKIDFTELRELPPWADIFSQYCLFIRPHNLEEEQNFLERASSYLRIHCQEAVKSTPVSVEQRELYLAGQRYYCTKQQQNDKTRRVLEKAFGQEWADNYLTTVLFDVPENKQDESKDLLPQSP from the coding sequence ATGTTAGAAACTTCTCAACCTTCTCTGCGTCAAGAACAACACCCCCTAATTCATCGACTCGCTGAACGAATTCTTAATTATTGGCAGAAATATTTACAACTTTCCGCCTATTCTTTACCTGAAGGATTAGGTTATGTTGAGGGCAAATTAGAAGGGGAGAGATTGCGTATTGAAAATCGCTGTTATCAAACTCCTCAGTTTCGTAAAATGCACCTAGAATTAGCTAAGGTGGGCAATAATTTGGATATTCTTCATTGTGTGATGTTTCCCCATCCTGAATATCCCCTGCCGATGTTTGGGTGCGATATCGTAGCTGGTAGAGGCGGAATTAGTGCTGCGATCGCTGATCTTTCTCCCACTACCCCCACTAAAACTTTGTCAACTGGTTATTTAGACCAACTTTCGGCTTTACCTAAGATAGATTTTACAGAATTAAGAGAATTACCCCCCTGGGCTGATATATTTTCACAATACTGTTTGTTTATTCGCCCTCATAATCTTGAGGAGGAACAGAATTTTTTAGAACGTGCTTCTAGTTATTTGCGTATTCATTGTCAAGAGGCGGTTAAGTCTACTCCAGTATCTGTAGAACAACGAGAATTATATTTAGCTGGACAAAGATATTACTGTACTAAGCAACAACAAAATGATAAAACTCGCCGAGTGTTAGAAAAGGCTTTCGGTCAAGAGTGGGCGGATAATTATCTTACTACTGTGCTGTTTGATGTTCCTGAAAATAAGCAAGATGAATCTAAAGACTTGTTGCCTCAGTCTCCTTAG
- a CDS encoding DevB family ABC exporter membrane fusion protein gives MGESRLQDKFRKLQPNYKLIMALGVAGLALAGITTTYMLNRGVAKQETTEIIKPEAIKVVSALGRIEPQGQIIKLAPTPDLGGAKIAQLLVKEGDRVTRGQTIALLDNYGRNQAQVELARQEIKIAEAERAIIQAGEKQGDINAQAANLQRAKAQLEGEIVANQAEIKRLEAQLVSEKAEKQAIIESRTAELTNAKREFQRYRQLAQEGVISESQLDSRRLTQDQAQKALNQAQASYNLTLDTLQQEINQAQAVARQNRNTLQQQVSGETATLDSVSEVREVDLIKAQAQVDRAIATLRQAEEDLKLSSVVAPMDGQIIKINSYPGEVVDDEGVVEFAQTNKMMVVAEVYESDIAKVKVGQTATVTSETGAFNGEITGKVSQIGLKIGKQNVLNTDPAADVDSRVVEVKIYLDPLNSDRVAHLTNSKAIIKINL, from the coding sequence ATGGGTGAATCACGCTTACAAGATAAATTTCGCAAACTACAGCCAAATTACAAGTTAATTATGGCATTAGGTGTGGCTGGATTGGCGTTAGCAGGAATTACCACAACTTATATGCTTAATCGAGGTGTTGCTAAACAAGAAACCACCGAAATAATTAAACCAGAAGCAATTAAAGTAGTTAGCGCATTGGGTAGAATTGAACCTCAAGGACAAATAATTAAGTTAGCACCCACACCAGACTTAGGAGGAGCAAAAATTGCTCAATTATTAGTTAAAGAGGGCGATCGCGTCACTAGAGGACAAACTATTGCACTACTAGATAACTATGGACGTAATCAGGCACAGGTAGAATTAGCACGTCAAGAAATAAAGATAGCGGAGGCGGAAAGAGCAATTATACAAGCAGGGGAGAAACAAGGGGATATAAATGCTCAAGCAGCTAATTTACAAAGAGCAAAAGCTCAGTTAGAAGGGGAAATTGTAGCTAATCAAGCCGAAATCAAAAGATTAGAAGCGCAATTAGTTAGTGAGAAAGCGGAAAAGCAAGCTATTATTGAGAGTCGCACAGCAGAGTTAACTAATGCCAAGCGTGAATTTCAACGGTATCGACAGTTAGCTCAAGAAGGGGTGATTTCCGAGTCGCAATTAGATTCACGTCGTTTAACTCAAGATCAAGCCCAAAAAGCTTTAAATCAAGCCCAGGCTAGCTATAACCTTACCCTCGATACCCTACAACAAGAAATTAACCAAGCCCAAGCAGTTGCAAGACAAAATAGAAACACCTTACAACAACAAGTTAGTGGTGAAACAGCGACTTTAGATAGCGTCAGCGAGGTAAGAGAGGTAGATCTAATTAAAGCCCAGGCGCAGGTAGATAGAGCGATCGCAACTTTACGTCAAGCAGAAGAAGATTTAAAGCTCAGTAGTGTTGTTGCACCTATGGACGGACAAATAATTAAGATTAATAGTTATCCTGGAGAAGTTGTTGACGATGAGGGTGTAGTAGAATTCGCCCAAACAAATAAAATGATGGTAGTTGCGGAAGTTTATGAAAGTGATATTGCTAAAGTAAAAGTTGGACAAACTGCAACAGTTACCAGTGAAACAGGGGCTTTTAATGGCGAAATTACAGGTAAGGTTAGCCAAATTGGTTTAAAAATCGGTAAACAAAATGTTTTGAATACTGATCCTGCTGCGGATGTTGATAGTCGTGTTGTGGAAGTAAAAATCTATCTAGATCCTCTCAATAGCGATCGCGTTGCTCACTTAACTAATTCTAAGGCAATTATTAAAATTAATCTTTAA
- a CDS encoding inner-membrane translocator translates to MVGYLVFLTIYIGLYILFALGLNLQWGYAGLINFGHVAFMTVGAYATVLLSLQGIPLIIAILIGSAIAALLGLLIGMSTLRLREDYLAIVTIGVSELLRLIALNEEWLTKGSFGIQRFPLPLDLFEPNVIQKYILIAILTLLAIFATWQLWQGIRLSQPREARASKSRNYQPKQRMSMIIWAILGLGIILTVYINGCIALLDYNYKAGLMLLVLITVAIVYWGLELLVKSPWGRVLKAIREDEEIARALGKNVFWYKLQALMLGGAIAGIAGGFYAWQLTTIYPSNFETLVTFNVWTMVVLGGAGKNPGAILGAIIFWAYDALTRFYLPKLGWFDSSQEGAFRIMVIGLILMLLMMWRPQGILGKKEELTLER, encoded by the coding sequence ATGGTTGGGTATTTAGTTTTCTTGACAATCTATATAGGCTTATATATTTTGTTCGCCCTAGGTTTAAATTTACAGTGGGGTTATGCAGGGCTAATCAATTTTGGTCATGTTGCCTTTATGACTGTAGGGGCTTATGCTACTGTGCTATTGAGTTTGCAAGGAATACCGTTAATTATCGCCATTTTAATCGGTTCGGCGATCGCAGCCTTATTAGGCTTATTAATTGGGATGTCTACCCTCAGATTAAGAGAAGATTATCTAGCCATTGTAACCATTGGTGTATCAGAGTTACTACGTTTAATCGCTTTAAATGAAGAATGGTTAACTAAAGGTTCTTTTGGAATTCAGCGTTTCCCTCTACCCTTAGATTTATTTGAGCCTAATGTGATCCAGAAATACATTTTAATTGCCATTTTAACTTTATTAGCAATCTTTGCGACTTGGCAATTATGGCAAGGTATCAGACTTTCCCAACCTAGAGAAGCAAGAGCAAGTAAGAGTAGAAATTATCAACCCAAACAGCGAATGAGCATGATTATCTGGGCAATTTTGGGTTTGGGAATTATTTTAACTGTATATATCAATGGTTGCATAGCTTTACTTGACTACAACTATAAAGCAGGACTAATGCTACTTGTCTTGATAACGGTAGCCATTGTCTATTGGGGACTAGAATTACTAGTAAAATCACCTTGGGGTAGAGTTTTAAAAGCCATCAGAGAAGACGAAGAAATAGCCAGAGCCTTGGGAAAAAACGTATTTTGGTATAAACTTCAGGCATTAATGCTGGGGGGAGCGATCGCAGGAATTGCTGGAGGGTTTTATGCTTGGCAATTGACAACCATCTATCCTAGTAATTTTGAGACTTTAGTTACCTTTAATGTTTGGACAATGGTGGTTTTAGGTGGTGCTGGAAAGAATCCTGGGGCGATATTGGGAGCAATTATCTTTTGGGCATATGATGCTTTAACCAGGTTTTATTTACCTAAATTAGGTTGGTTTGATAGTTCTCAAGAGGGTGCGTTTCGGATTATGGTGATAGGCTTAATTTTAATGTTATTGATGATGTGGCGACCTCAAGGTATCTTAGGCAAGAAAGAGGAATTAACTTTAGAAAGATAA
- the cbiC2 gene encoding precorrin-8X methylmutase encodes MNLDFIEASSLAVIDHQLEHSNRQLKASEYEIIRQVIYHTADFEYESILKFNNGALSKGAAAITACSPIVVDVPEIQVSIVPKLQGSFRNPVYCAATKATQTSKTKTKTAYGLETLASKHPQAIFIVGQDATALQTLAELIKYKTINPSLAIATAPLLINSEQKSSLINSSIPLIYVDSIKGGATVASAIFKSLLRLTWQAYQQDN; translated from the coding sequence ATGAATTTAGATTTTATAGAGGCTTCCTCTTTAGCCGTAATTGATCACCAACTCGAACATAGCAACCGCCAACTGAAAGCTTCTGAATACGAAATCATTCGTCAGGTTATTTATCATACGGCTGATTTTGAGTATGAATCTATCCTAAAGTTTAACAATGGGGCTTTATCTAAAGGGGCTGCTGCAATTACTGCTTGTAGTCCCATCGTGGTTGATGTACCTGAAATCCAAGTAAGTATTGTTCCCAAACTTCAAGGTTCTTTTCGTAATCCTGTTTATTGCGCTGCTACTAAAGCAACACAAACAAGTAAAACTAAAACTAAAACTGCTTATGGGTTAGAAACTCTAGCGAGTAAGCATCCTCAGGCTATTTTTATAGTAGGACAAGATGCGACTGCTCTACAAACTTTGGCTGAACTAATTAAATATAAAACTATTAATCCCAGTTTAGCGATCGCAACTGCACCTTTATTAATTAATTCCGAACAAAAGTCAAGTTTAATTAATTCTTCAATTCCTTTAATTTACGTAGATAGTATTAAAGGTGGTGCGACAGTCGCATCTGCAATTTTTAAAAGTTTGTTAAGACTAACTTGGCAAGCATATCAACAAGACAACTAA
- a CDS encoding transcriptional regulator, which yields MATQGVAAVKVEVLARHLQVSKGSFYWHFKNRQELLEAILQRWENETRELIEQSQQAATPKEQLIKLFNLVEQMCQSNHPDPEAAIFIWANQDPKIQQRVRILETKRVGYLTKILQDYGFGEKEARHRAEVGYFALMGFWERLERDSEFDLNIQEFNHFLLNLLLTPVEQV from the coding sequence ATGGCAACTCAAGGTGTAGCAGCAGTTAAAGTGGAGGTTTTAGCTCGTCATTTACAGGTAAGTAAAGGTAGTTTTTATTGGCATTTTAAAAACCGTCAAGAATTGCTTGAAGCAATTTTACAGCGTTGGGAAAATGAAACTAGAGAACTAATTGAGCAATCTCAACAAGCAGCCACCCCTAAAGAGCAGCTAATTAAATTATTTAATTTAGTTGAGCAGATGTGTCAGAGTAATCACCCAGATCCCGAAGCAGCTATTTTTATTTGGGCAAATCAAGATCCTAAAATACAACAGCGAGTCAGAATTTTAGAAACTAAAAGAGTAGGTTATTTAACCAAAATATTGCAAGATTATGGCTTTGGGGAAAAAGAAGCTAGACATAGGGCGGAGGTAGGTTACTTTGCTCTGATGGGTTTTTGGGAGCGTTTAGAAAGAGATTCTGAGTTTGATTTAAATATTCAAGAGTTTAATCATTTTTTACTCAATTTACTGTTAACTCCAGTTGAGCAAGTATAA